The following are encoded together in the Rhizobium tumorigenes genome:
- a CDS encoding twin-arginine translocase TatA/TatE family subunit, translated as MGSFSMWHWLIVLAIVLLLFGRGKIPELMGDVAKGIKSFKKGMTDEDETAAPRDQPRGDPIRPEMGRTVDHKADETK; from the coding sequence ATGGGTTCTTTTAGTATGTGGCACTGGCTGATCGTTCTGGCCATCGTGCTGTTGTTGTTCGGCCGCGGCAAGATCCCGGAACTGATGGGCGACGTTGCCAAGGGCATCAAGAGTTTCAAGAAGGGCATGACCGACGAGGACGAAACGGCTGCGCCGCGCGATCAACCCCGTGGCGATCCCATCCGCCCCGAAATGGGCCGCACCGTCGATCACAAGGCCGACGAAACGAAATAA
- a CDS encoding GNAT family N-acetyltransferase codes for MIAITDASLFAAFVLPSHQGKGLGTRLVLEAESELFRHHSEIWLETDKDSRAADFYKRLGWSNERQAKGSEIRLTKTRPG; via the coding sequence ATGATCGCTATCACTGACGCCTCACTTTTTGCAGCATTCGTTCTTCCTTCGCATCAGGGAAAGGGGTTGGGCACCAGGCTCGTGCTTGAGGCGGAAAGCGAGCTGTTCCGACATCATTCCGAGATCTGGCTTGAAACTGACAAAGACAGCCGCGCTGCGGATTTCTACAAACGTCTCGGCTGGAGCAACGAGCGGCAGGCAAAAGGTAGCGAAATCCGACTTACAAAAACACGCCCTGGATAA
- the tatC gene encoding twin-arginine translocase subunit TatC encodes MTSDIGDKPQPLIEHLMELRTRLMWSIAAFFVAFMVCFAFAKQLFNYLVYPYKWAVIWAHLDVAKSQLIYTAPQEFFFTQVKVAMFGALVIAFPIIAAQIYKFVAPGLYKNERNAFLPFLIASPVLFLMGAALVYFFFCPMVMWFFLKMQQSPADGEIAISLMPKVSEYLSLIMTLVFSFGLVFQLPVITTLLARVGLLTSTWLAEKRKFAIVLAFIAAAILTPPDPMSQIGLAVPTILLYEISIYAARMVERSRKRQGEEETASSSAVVPRDED; translated from the coding sequence ATGACCAGTGATATCGGCGATAAGCCGCAGCCGCTTATCGAACATCTCATGGAATTGCGGACGCGGCTGATGTGGTCCATCGCCGCGTTCTTCGTCGCCTTCATGGTGTGCTTCGCCTTCGCCAAGCAGCTGTTCAACTATCTCGTCTACCCCTACAAATGGGCCGTGATCTGGGCCCATCTCGATGTGGCCAAGTCGCAGCTGATCTACACGGCGCCGCAGGAATTCTTCTTCACGCAGGTCAAGGTGGCTATGTTCGGCGCCTTGGTCATCGCTTTCCCGATCATCGCGGCACAGATCTACAAATTCGTCGCGCCCGGTCTCTACAAGAACGAGCGCAATGCTTTCCTGCCATTCCTGATCGCCTCGCCGGTGCTGTTCCTGATGGGCGCGGCGCTGGTGTATTTCTTCTTCTGCCCGATGGTGATGTGGTTCTTCCTGAAGATGCAGCAGTCGCCGGCCGATGGTGAAATCGCCATCTCGCTGATGCCGAAGGTGTCGGAATATCTCAGCCTGATCATGACGCTGGTGTTTTCTTTTGGCCTGGTCTTCCAGTTGCCGGTCATCACCACGCTGCTTGCCCGGGTCGGATTGCTAACCTCGACATGGCTTGCGGAGAAGCGCAAGTTCGCGATCGTGCTTGCCTTTATCGCTGCTGCCATACTGACGCCGCCGGACCCGATGTCGCAGATCGGCCTTGCCGTTCCAACCATCCTTCTCTACGAGATTTCGATCTACGCTGCACGCATGGTGGAGCGCAGCCGCAAGCGACAGGGTGAAGAAGAGACCGCGTCCTCTTCGGCCGTCGTACCGCGCGACGAAGATTGA
- a CDS encoding putative bifunctional diguanylate cyclase/phosphodiesterase: MPFFRSKAGHEAIFLGVFGTLIWALGTEFQAFEAVSDFVIRNDQYQLDDLALAVTVTGFVSLIYSIRRIRDLSREVGRREIAERGVKWMSGHDETTALPNRRSLEERISCPPHSGEEKLGVFAVQLDGFKKIKDLFDHKTADDVLRVMAERLKAIFPPDDIFRTGGRDFVAFIAGEDHAEIAERVAAVMTRPLAVKGQAVEIGVAIGHALLPDDGTDVASVVRCAEVAMEAAKNDPARKIRAFEPTMRERWQESSELEKQLRQAVRKNTIKPYYQPIVDLHTGRINGFEALARWEQEPGKFVPPTVFIDLAERTGLIGELTVKLFRVACADAATWPNGVILSFNLSPTQLHDGLLAIRILTILSEAGLPPSRLEIEITESALIQDLVAAERIIADLKNAGIRIALDDFGTGYSSLGQLSRFSFDKIKIDRMFVSEAADGKKNEKILRTIIGLGKGLDILTTAEGIETEEQLQALTRMGCNLGQGYLFGKAVPAAEASRLLELDCKLVETSEMMVA; this comes from the coding sequence ATGCCTTTTTTTCGAAGCAAAGCTGGCCACGAAGCGATATTCCTCGGTGTCTTCGGCACCCTCATCTGGGCGTTGGGCACCGAATTCCAGGCATTCGAGGCGGTTTCCGACTTTGTCATCCGCAATGACCAATACCAGCTCGACGACCTGGCGCTGGCGGTCACCGTCACCGGGTTCGTCAGCCTGATCTATTCCATCCGCCGCATCCGCGATCTCAGCCGTGAAGTTGGGCGCCGCGAGATTGCCGAGCGGGGAGTAAAGTGGATGTCCGGTCACGACGAGACGACAGCGCTCCCCAATCGCCGGTCTCTCGAAGAACGCATTAGCTGCCCTCCCCATAGCGGGGAGGAGAAGCTTGGCGTCTTCGCCGTCCAGCTCGACGGCTTTAAAAAGATCAAGGACCTGTTCGACCACAAGACGGCAGACGACGTTCTGCGGGTGATGGCGGAGCGCCTGAAGGCAATCTTCCCGCCTGACGATATCTTCAGGACCGGTGGACGGGACTTCGTTGCATTCATCGCCGGAGAAGACCACGCCGAGATCGCCGAGCGGGTAGCGGCTGTGATGACGAGACCGTTAGCCGTCAAGGGACAGGCAGTCGAAATCGGTGTGGCAATCGGCCACGCGCTCCTTCCCGACGATGGAACTGACGTGGCAAGCGTCGTGCGCTGCGCCGAAGTGGCCATGGAAGCCGCAAAGAACGACCCGGCACGAAAAATCCGGGCTTTCGAACCGACGATGCGCGAGCGGTGGCAGGAAAGCTCCGAGCTCGAGAAGCAGCTTCGTCAAGCGGTGAGAAAAAATACGATAAAGCCCTATTACCAGCCGATCGTCGACCTCCATACGGGCAGGATCAACGGCTTCGAAGCGCTCGCCCGCTGGGAACAGGAACCGGGCAAGTTCGTGCCGCCCACCGTGTTCATCGACCTTGCCGAACGCACCGGGCTGATCGGCGAGCTGACGGTCAAGCTCTTCAGGGTTGCCTGCGCCGATGCAGCCACCTGGCCGAACGGCGTCATCCTCTCTTTCAACCTGTCGCCGACCCAGCTGCACGACGGGCTGCTGGCGATCCGCATCCTGACGATACTTTCCGAAGCCGGACTCCCTCCCTCGCGCCTCGAGATCGAGATTACCGAATCGGCGCTCATCCAGGATCTGGTCGCCGCCGAGCGCATCATCGCGGATCTCAAGAATGCCGGCATACGAATTGCGCTCGACGACTTCGGTACGGGCTATTCGAGCCTTGGCCAGCTGTCGCGATTTAGCTTCGATAAGATCAAGATAGATCGCATGTTCGTCTCGGAAGCCGCCGACGGCAAGAAGAACGAGAAGATCCTGAGAACGATCATCGGCCTCGGCAAGGGGCTGGATATCCTGACGACGGCGGAAGGCATCGAGACCGAAGAGCAACTTCAGGCACTGACCCGGATGGGATGCAATCTCGGCCAGGGCTACCTGTTTGGCAAAGCCGTCCCCGCCGCCGAAGCATCCCGCCTCCTCGAACTCGATTGCAAACTGGTGGAAACCTCGGAGATGATGGTCGCCTGA
- a CDS encoding LysM peptidoglycan-binding domain-containing M23 family metallopeptidase, whose amino-acid sequence MRFSFPLHISTTTGKVLIAAFLASAATGCSSDASRFSGMFASSGSSSDTMTTGSIPRRQLSGLDRDPVPPANVASGRSDYGNGNAAMNQPYPSQPQTYKPAYSNARSAAAPSVQRSQLAAPAGIATSDHLSTRPPREEQQALAQPYPDAAPNRGSAPHSLAPPREAPDRMATGSTPGKPSAWTGDNAPTVTLRPGETTKTLASRYGVPEKEILRVNGLQNSASAQPGRSIIIPTMNGGANVVKASSQAADLDKGGKQPIPSKAPEQDAAVLPNGNTARDKQQMSAENGSGKLSAGAGKGPTPGSYVVKPGDSLTKIAKATGTHIDALKAANGIGKNGIQVGQTLKLPHGGATPAADDLKTASIAPEKAPVKATAPVAAEEPTKVASLPTQSVNDAQKTDAGSAAPESTGIGKYRWPVRGAVIAAYGANVEGSRNDGIDISVPSGTPIKAAENGVVIYAGNGLKALGNTVLVRHDDGTVTVYGHADTLSVTRGQKVQRGQTLATSGMSGNAKQPQMHFEVRKNASPVNPMTFLE is encoded by the coding sequence ATGCGTTTCAGCTTTCCGTTACATATCAGCACAACGACAGGCAAGGTCCTGATTGCAGCATTTCTCGCGAGCGCCGCGACAGGCTGCAGTTCGGATGCCTCTCGTTTCTCGGGGATGTTCGCAAGCTCCGGTTCGAGCTCCGACACCATGACGACGGGGTCCATCCCGCGCCGGCAGCTGAGCGGTCTCGACCGCGATCCTGTCCCGCCCGCAAACGTGGCTTCCGGTCGATCGGATTACGGCAATGGCAATGCTGCCATGAACCAGCCCTATCCGTCGCAGCCGCAGACCTACAAGCCGGCTTATTCCAACGCCCGGAGCGCGGCCGCTCCTTCTGTCCAGCGTTCGCAGCTGGCCGCACCTGCCGGGATCGCGACATCCGACCACCTGTCGACACGGCCGCCGCGCGAAGAGCAGCAGGCTCTTGCGCAGCCTTATCCCGATGCCGCGCCGAACCGCGGGTCTGCTCCGCATTCGCTGGCCCCACCACGCGAGGCTCCAGATCGCATGGCGACCGGCAGCACGCCCGGCAAGCCGTCTGCCTGGACCGGCGATAACGCGCCAACCGTTACGCTGCGCCCCGGCGAGACGACAAAGACGCTTGCCAGCCGCTACGGCGTGCCGGAAAAGGAAATCCTGCGCGTCAACGGCCTGCAGAACTCCGCGTCCGCCCAGCCGGGCCGCTCCATCATTATTCCGACCATGAACGGCGGCGCCAATGTCGTTAAGGCATCGTCGCAGGCCGCAGATCTCGACAAGGGCGGCAAGCAGCCGATCCCGTCAAAGGCGCCCGAACAGGACGCCGCTGTTCTTCCGAACGGCAATACGGCCCGCGACAAACAGCAGATGAGCGCCGAAAACGGCTCCGGCAAGCTTTCGGCCGGCGCAGGCAAGGGTCCGACGCCAGGCAGCTACGTGGTCAAGCCGGGCGATTCGCTCACCAAGATCGCCAAGGCAACCGGAACGCATATCGACGCGCTGAAGGCGGCCAACGGCATCGGCAAGAACGGCATCCAGGTCGGCCAGACGCTAAAACTGCCCCACGGTGGCGCAACGCCTGCTGCCGACGATCTGAAGACGGCTTCGATCGCGCCGGAAAAGGCGCCGGTCAAGGCAACGGCACCCGTCGCTGCCGAGGAGCCGACCAAGGTCGCATCGCTGCCGACGCAGTCCGTCAATGACGCCCAGAAAACGGATGCCGGCTCCGCCGCACCGGAATCGACGGGCATCGGCAAGTATCGCTGGCCGGTGCGCGGCGCGGTCATCGCAGCCTACGGTGCCAATGTCGAAGGCAGCCGCAACGACGGTATCGACATCTCTGTGCCATCGGGCACGCCGATCAAGGCCGCCGAGAACGGCGTCGTTATCTACGCAGGCAATGGCCTGAAGGCGCTCGGCAACACGGTTCTGGTACGCCACGACGACGGCACGGTTACCGTATACGGCCATGCCGACACGCTGAGCGTGACCCGTGGACAGAAAGTGCAGCGCGGCCAGACACTCGCAACTTCCGGCATGAGCGGCAATGCCAAGCAGCCGCAGATGCACTTCGAGGTCCGCAAGAATGCTTCGCCGGTTAACCCAATGACCTTCCTTGAATAG
- a CDS encoding segregation and condensation protein A, whose translation MTKAAATPMDRLWQEPAVDRDPQEPALVIDIAGFEGPLDLLLHLARNQKVDLARISVLALAEQYLVFVETARRVRIELAADYLVMAAWLAFLKSKLLIPQQNKDDGPSGEEMAEALAFRLKRLEAMRDAAASLVNRNRLGRDVFARGAPEHIPDQRQSAFDASLYDLLNAYAGLRQRQAITQVTIERRTVWSLVEARAILTRMIGDVPEWTALEHYLLRYMTSPSERVTAIASAFAASLELVREGKMEIRQEGAFQPLYMRRGPKHAILDAAE comes from the coding sequence ATGACCAAAGCGGCGGCAACGCCGATGGATCGGCTGTGGCAAGAACCTGCCGTCGATCGCGATCCGCAGGAGCCGGCACTGGTAATAGACATCGCCGGGTTCGAAGGGCCGCTCGACCTGTTGCTGCATCTTGCCCGCAACCAGAAAGTCGATCTGGCGCGGATATCGGTGCTGGCGCTGGCCGAACAATATCTGGTCTTCGTCGAAACCGCGCGCCGGGTCCGCATCGAGCTTGCCGCCGACTACCTTGTCATGGCGGCGTGGCTTGCCTTTCTCAAATCGAAGCTGCTCATTCCGCAGCAGAACAAGGATGACGGACCGAGCGGCGAGGAAATGGCCGAGGCGCTGGCCTTCCGGCTGAAGCGGCTCGAAGCGATGCGGGATGCCGCCGCCAGCCTCGTCAACCGCAACCGGCTCGGCCGCGATGTGTTCGCCCGGGGGGCGCCGGAGCACATTCCGGACCAGCGGCAGTCGGCCTTCGACGCCAGCCTCTACGATCTTCTCAATGCCTATGCAGGCCTGCGCCAGCGTCAGGCGATCACCCAGGTGACGATCGAGCGGCGGACCGTGTGGTCGCTCGTCGAGGCGCGCGCCATCCTGACACGGATGATCGGCGACGTGCCTGAATGGACGGCGCTCGAGCATTACCTGCTGCGCTACATGACAAGCCCGAGCGAGCGCGTGACCGCCATCGCCAGCGCTTTTGCGGCGTCGCTGGAGCTTGTGCGCGAGGGCAAGATGGAGATCCGTCAGGAAGGCGCCTTCCAGCCGCTCTACATGCGTCGTGGCCCGAAGCACGCCATTCTCGACGCTGCGGAATAG
- the nagZ gene encoding beta-N-acetylhexosaminidase, with the protein MTESKAMILGCSGLSITPEERAFYAGERPWGFILFGRNIGEPAQIADLVAALRDSVGADVPVMIDQEGGRVQRIRPPILQHYPSGQALGDIYRRDRDAGLRAAWLMSRLHAFDLLKFGINIDCLPVLDVPVEGSSNVIGNRAYGGDPVTVTEMGRAASEGLKAGGVLPVMKHMPGHGRGFADSHHELPEVSVSRADLEAHDFPPFVALKDELMAMTCHVVFTAIDPDNPATTSKIVIDEVIRDFIGFRGLLISDDTSMNALAGTIGERARNIIGGGCDIVLHCNGIMDEMKQVVRAVPALSGEALARTKAVEAAFGQGDGADEAAIRAEFDGMLSIA; encoded by the coding sequence ATGACCGAATCGAAAGCAATGATCCTGGGCTGTAGCGGCCTGTCCATCACTCCCGAAGAGCGCGCCTTTTATGCCGGCGAGCGGCCGTGGGGTTTCATCCTGTTTGGCCGCAACATTGGCGAGCCGGCGCAGATCGCCGACCTCGTGGCTGCCCTTCGCGACAGCGTCGGTGCCGATGTGCCCGTCATGATCGACCAGGAGGGCGGACGGGTGCAGCGTATCCGTCCGCCGATCCTGCAGCACTATCCGTCAGGCCAGGCGCTCGGAGATATCTACCGCCGCGACCGCGATGCGGGCCTGCGCGCCGCCTGGCTGATGTCACGACTGCACGCCTTCGATCTCCTGAAATTCGGCATCAACATCGATTGCCTGCCGGTGCTCGACGTTCCCGTCGAGGGCAGCAGCAATGTCATCGGCAACCGCGCCTATGGCGGCGACCCGGTAACCGTGACCGAGATGGGCCGCGCCGCATCGGAGGGCCTGAAGGCCGGCGGCGTGCTGCCTGTCATGAAGCATATGCCGGGCCATGGCCGGGGCTTTGCGGATTCGCATCATGAATTGCCTGAGGTATCCGTGTCCCGGGCAGACCTCGAAGCGCATGATTTCCCTCCGTTCGTCGCGCTGAAGGACGAGTTGATGGCCATGACCTGTCACGTCGTCTTCACCGCCATCGATCCCGACAACCCTGCAACGACATCGAAGATCGTCATCGACGAGGTCATTCGCGACTTCATCGGCTTCAGGGGACTTCTGATCTCCGACGATACCTCTATGAATGCGCTGGCTGGCACGATTGGCGAGCGGGCTCGGAATATCATTGGCGGCGGCTGCGATATCGTGTTGCATTGCAATGGCATTATGGACGAAATGAAGCAGGTGGTGCGCGCAGTGCCTGCGCTTTCGGGCGAGGCTCTTGCGCGGACCAAGGCTGTAGAGGCTGCGTTCGGGCAGGGCGATGGTGCCGACGAGGCGGCCATTCGCGCCGAGTTCGACGGGATGCTGTCGATCGCCTGA
- the scpB gene encoding SMC-Scp complex subunit ScpB: protein MTGEGAAADAARLTEAERITEALIFASAMPVSEAYIRDRIAAGIDVRAMLLRLRENYAGRGVNLVQVDDAWAFRTAADLSFVIRRDEHEVRKLSRAALEVLSIVAYHQPVTRAEIEDIRGVQTSKGTLDVLMEAGWVRFRGRRRTPGRPVTLGTTRDFLDHFGLEELRDLPGIEELKGAGLLTGRIPANFAMPSPVMSDELTEDEDPITQLDLEELGLLAPTGAPD from the coding sequence ATGACGGGCGAGGGCGCAGCAGCTGATGCAGCGCGGCTGACAGAGGCCGAGCGGATTACCGAGGCACTCATCTTCGCCTCGGCGATGCCGGTCTCCGAAGCCTATATCCGCGACCGGATTGCCGCCGGCATCGACGTCCGCGCCATGCTGCTGCGGCTGCGCGAAAATTACGCGGGGCGGGGCGTCAATCTCGTCCAGGTCGACGATGCCTGGGCATTCCGGACGGCTGCCGACCTGTCCTTCGTAATTCGGCGCGACGAGCACGAGGTCCGCAAATTGTCGCGCGCCGCGCTTGAGGTGCTGTCGATCGTTGCCTACCACCAGCCGGTGACGCGGGCCGAGATCGAGGATATCCGCGGCGTGCAGACATCGAAGGGAACGCTGGACGTGCTGATGGAGGCGGGCTGGGTCCGCTTCCGGGGACGCCGGCGCACACCGGGAAGGCCGGTAACACTGGGCACGACACGCGATTTTCTCGATCATTTCGGGCTGGAAGAGCTGCGCGACCTGCCGGGGATCGAAGAGCTCAAGGGAGCAGGGCTTCTCACCGGGCGTATCCCCGCCAATTTCGCCATGCCCTCGCCTGTGATGAGCGACGAGCTTACCGAGGACGAGGATCCGATCACCCAGCTCGACCTCGAGGAACTGGGATTGCTGGCGCCGACGGGTGCGCCGGATTGA
- the serS gene encoding serine--tRNA ligase has protein sequence MLDIRWIRDNAEALDAALAKRSAEPQAQSIIALDEKRRSVVQALQDMQSRRNTASKDIGAAMAQKNSALAETLKAEVAEIKVAMPAAEAEERELTAALTDALSRLPNIPFDDVPVGKDEHDNVVARVVGEKPRWNHPPKEHFEIGEALGYMDFERAAKISGSRFTVLTGPLARLERALGQFMLDLHTAEHGYTEVSAPLMVRDEAMYGTGQLPKFTEDLFRTTDGRWLIPTAEVPLTNMVSGDILEQDKLPLRFTALTPSFRSEAGSAGRDTRGMLRQHQFWKCELVSITDADSAVAEHERMTACAEEVLKRLGLHFRTMMLCTGDMGFGARKTYDIEVWLPGQDAYREISSCSVCGDFQGRRMNARYRGKDDKATTFVHTLNGSGTAVGRCLIAVLENYLNEDGSVTVPEVLVPYMAGLKTIERAA, from the coding sequence ATGCTCGATATCAGATGGATCCGTGACAATGCCGAAGCCCTCGATGCCGCGCTTGCCAAGCGCAGCGCCGAGCCGCAGGCGCAAAGCATCATCGCACTGGACGAAAAGCGCCGCTCCGTCGTCCAGGCGCTGCAGGACATGCAGTCCCGCCGCAATACCGCGTCCAAGGATATCGGCGCCGCCATGGCCCAGAAGAACAGTGCGCTCGCCGAGACGCTGAAGGCGGAAGTGGCCGAGATCAAGGTCGCCATGCCGGCCGCCGAGGCCGAGGAGCGCGAGTTGACGGCGGCCCTGACGGATGCCCTGTCGCGCCTGCCGAACATTCCCTTCGACGACGTACCGGTCGGCAAGGACGAGCACGACAATGTCGTTGCCCGCGTGGTCGGTGAAAAGCCGCGGTGGAACCATCCGCCGAAGGAGCACTTCGAGATCGGCGAAGCGCTCGGCTACATGGATTTCGAGCGGGCCGCCAAGATTTCCGGTTCGCGCTTTACCGTGCTGACGGGACCGCTGGCGCGGCTCGAGCGGGCGCTCGGCCAGTTCATGCTCGACCTTCATACGGCCGAGCATGGCTATACCGAAGTCAGCGCTCCGCTGATGGTGCGCGACGAGGCGATGTATGGAACCGGACAGCTGCCGAAATTCACCGAGGACCTGTTCCGCACGACCGATGGCCGCTGGCTGATCCCGACTGCCGAGGTGCCGCTCACCAACATGGTTTCGGGCGATATCCTCGAGCAGGACAAGCTGCCTTTGCGTTTTACCGCGCTGACGCCCTCCTTCCGTTCGGAAGCAGGTTCTGCCGGACGTGACACGCGCGGCATGCTGCGCCAGCACCAGTTCTGGAAGTGCGAGCTGGTATCCATCACCGACGCCGACAGCGCCGTTGCCGAGCACGAGCGGATGACCGCCTGCGCCGAAGAAGTGCTAAAACGTCTCGGGCTGCATTTCCGCACGATGATGCTGTGCACCGGCGACATGGGGTTCGGCGCCCGCAAGACCTATGACATCGAGGTCTGGCTCCCCGGCCAGGATGCCTATCGCGAAATCTCTTCGTGCTCCGTCTGCGGAGACTTCCAGGGCCGGCGGATGAATGCCCGCTACCGTGGCAAGGACGACAAGGCCACCACCTTCGTGCATACGCTGAATGGCTCCGGCACGGCCGTTGGCCGCTGCCTGATCGCAGTGCTCGAGAATTATCTCAACGAGGACGGCTCCGTGACTGTGCCTGAGGTTCTGGTGCCCTATATGGCTGGGTTGAAGACTATCGAGCGGGCAGCATAG
- a CDS encoding protein-L-isoaspartate(D-aspartate) O-methyltransferase, whose translation MTARLLEREGFAAVVLRLRAEGISDIDLLTAVEQTPRSLFVPPQAVSDAYSSRTIPIECGSFMEGIDLVIRLLHHLKVRPGHRVLEVGTGTGFTAAVMGRLGERVLTVDRYKTLTVAAQKRIETLAMRNVIVRQADGSAGMPGEGTFDRILVTGAFPTMPRFYADQLVSGGSMITPVMITDTVCRMVRLTKTGSRFEREELFEVPYLPIIPKLAAYL comes from the coding sequence TTGACAGCTCGACTTCTTGAGAGGGAAGGTTTTGCGGCCGTCGTGCTGCGGCTGCGTGCCGAAGGCATTTCCGACATAGACCTCCTGACGGCCGTGGAGCAGACGCCGCGCTCGCTGTTCGTGCCGCCGCAGGCTGTCTCCGACGCCTATTCCAGCCGGACTATCCCGATCGAATGCGGATCCTTCATGGAAGGCATCGATCTCGTCATCAGGCTTCTCCACCATCTGAAGGTCCGGCCGGGCCACCGCGTACTCGAAGTCGGCACCGGCACCGGGTTCACAGCCGCCGTCATGGGCCGGCTCGGTGAACGGGTCCTGACGGTCGATCGCTACAAGACACTGACGGTTGCAGCCCAGAAGCGCATCGAGACGCTGGCGATGCGCAACGTCATCGTGCGCCAGGCGGACGGCAGCGCCGGCATGCCGGGCGAGGGCACGTTCGACCGCATCTTGGTGACCGGGGCCTTCCCCACCATGCCGCGCTTCTATGCCGACCAGCTGGTATCCGGCGGCTCGATGATCACGCCTGTAATGATAACGGATACCGTATGCCGCATGGTGCGCCTGACCAAGACAGGCAGCCGGTTCGAGCGCGAGGAACTGTTCGAAGTTCCCTACCTGCCGATCATCCCCAAGCTTGCTGCCTATCTCTGA